One stretch of Trichomycterus rosablanca isolate fTriRos1 chromosome 3, fTriRos1.hap1, whole genome shotgun sequence DNA includes these proteins:
- the echdc1 gene encoding ethylmalonyl-CoA decarboxylase, producing the protein MALFGTFHPLFQTRNALGRFLKQKIFYCKKSGPQEEEILNKFQQFSGGSIDLQKQESGIAVMTVNNPSLMNAFSGTMMIELEERVSELETWTEGKGLIVRGAAGTFCSGADLNAVRAISNPQDGMKMCMFMQKTLTRLLRLPLISVALVEGKALGGGAELTTACDFRLMTSDAVIQFVHKHMGLVPGWGGSARLVQIVGSQNALKLLSGAKKVDPDYGRQIGLVDDMLTVCDDDALMHAEQWLSQYTNGTAPVIRAVKKVVLFGRELSMDEALRTEKDVFGTVWGGPANLNALASKTKHK; encoded by the exons ATGGCTTTGTTTGGAACTTTTCATCCTTTATTTCAAACGAGAAATGCTCTGGGAAGATTTCTCAAGCAGAAAATATTCTACTGTAAGAAAAGTGGTCCTCAGGAGGAGGAGATTTTAAATAAGTTTCAGCAGTTTTCAGGAGGCTCAATAGATCTTCAGAAGCAAGAGTCTGGCATCGCAGTGATGACTGTCAATAATCCATCTCTAATGAATGCCTTTTCAG GGACTATGATGATTGAATTGGAGGAACGAGTGAGTGAGCTGGAAACTTGGACTGAAGGAAAAGGTCTTATTGTGAGAGGGGCTGCTGGAACATTTTGCTCTGGGGCTGATCTCAATGCAGTCCGAGCAATATCAAACCCACAG GATGGTATGAAGATGTGCATGTTTATGCAGAAGACTTTAACAAGGCTGCTAAG GTTGCCACTTATTTCTGTGGCTCTGGTTGAAGGAAAAGCATTGGGTGGAGGTGCTGAACTTACTACTGCCTGTGACTTCAG GTTGATGACATCTGATGCTgtgatccagtttgtccataAACACATGGGCTTGGTGCCTGGATGGGGTGGATCGGCAAGGCTCGTCCAGATTGTTGGAAGCCAAAATGCCTTAAAATTGCTCAGTGGTGCAAAGAAGGTTGATCCAGACTATGGGAGGCAGATTGGACTAGTCGATGATATGTTAACTGTTTGTGACGATGATGCTCTAATGCATGCAGAGCAGTGGCTTAGCCAGTACACAAATGGTACGGCCCCAGTGATCAGGGCTGTGAAGAAGGTAGTGCTGTTTGGCAGAGAGCTCTCTATGGATGAGGCCCTAAGAACTGAAAAAGATGtatttgggacagtatggggAGGGCCAGCCAACCTTAATGCACTGGCATCTAAAACTAAACAcaagtaa